The Planctomycetota bacterium genome includes a region encoding these proteins:
- a CDS encoding DNA adenine methylase, which translates to METDARSYDSGVLDDSSVTRTPLFRHAAQQRGAQKTPFASARNRLLERLWSDSRLSYKRYLGSPLRYAGGKSLAVGFVLERLPDRITRLVSPFLGGGSVEVACAVECGLPVIASDIFDILCNYWQVQLEYPEALYRRLAALEPTRETFAAVKRRLSDHWKGIQRLDRYDLAAHYYFNSNTSYGPHFLGWPSDVYLQEKRYRGMIEKVRAFRAPTMHVRTASFEEIIASYPTDFLYCDPPYYLDEGKTFCGMYPHRNFPIHHKGFPHEALREMLRSHRGGFVLSYNDCATIRSWYRDCEMTAPKWQYTFGQGDTRIGENRARSNNGTYVKLSHELLIWRMPA; encoded by the coding sequence CTCGACGATTCTTCGGTCACCCGTACCCCGCTTTTTCGCCACGCCGCCCAGCAGCGCGGCGCCCAGAAGACCCCCTTTGCGTCCGCGCGTAACCGTCTCCTCGAGCGGCTATGGAGCGACAGCAGGCTAAGCTACAAGAGGTATCTGGGCTCACCCCTTCGCTACGCCGGCGGCAAGAGCCTTGCTGTAGGCTTCGTGCTGGAGAGGCTGCCGGACCGAATCACCAGACTGGTTTCCCCTTTCTTGGGCGGCGGCTCAGTGGAGGTCGCCTGCGCGGTGGAGTGTGGTCTCCCGGTGATCGCCTCGGACATCTTCGACATACTCTGCAACTACTGGCAGGTGCAGCTTGAGTACCCAGAGGCGCTGTACCGCAGGCTCGCAGCTCTCGAGCCAACAAGAGAGACCTTCGCCGCAGTGAAGCGGCGCCTAAGTGACCATTGGAAAGGCATTCAGCGCCTGGATCGGTACGACCTTGCCGCCCACTACTACTTCAACTCCAATACGTCCTACGGGCCGCACTTCCTGGGCTGGCCCTCGGACGTATATCTCCAGGAGAAGCGCTATCGTGGCATGATCGAGAAAGTTCGAGCGTTTCGCGCGCCAACAATGCATGTGAGAACAGCATCCTTTGAGGAGATCATCGCCAGTTACCCAACTGACTTCCTCTACTGTGACCCGCCTTACTACCTCGACGAGGGGAAGACGTTCTGCGGCATGTACCCGCATCGCAACTTTCCGATCCACCACAAGGGATTCCCACATGAAGCCCTCCGCGAGATGCTGCGATCCCACAGAGGCGGTTTCGTCCTATCCTATAATGACTGCGCAACTATCAGGTCGTGGTATCGCGACTGTGAGATGACTGCTCCGAAGTGGCAATACACCTTTGGCCAGGGTGACACACGTATCGGGGAGAATCGAGCTCGGAGCAACAATGGGACATACGTGAAGCTGTCCCACGAGCTACTCATCTGGAGGATGCCAGCCTGA